One stretch of Armigeres subalbatus isolate Guangzhou_Male chromosome 2, GZ_Asu_2, whole genome shotgun sequence DNA includes these proteins:
- the LOC134214367 gene encoding leucine-rich repeat transmembrane protein FLRT3-like, translated as MKLVLSLFLVISFQNLVLGSVCGSAKSKNCIILSLNDSFSDVSLPDLNGKTSLQIKGGNLTSFGLRLSNQLKSVQKLQLGPLGLQELYVNPDITDLTATDNQIHVVRFKTSGGAYKLQQLDLQRNRLTHLDGFEVLTNLVELHLEDNELETLDFSVFALMQNLKELHLDRNLLTMVMTTDGINLPELEYLSLAGNRLTKLNVGNWNFGSMTTWDVSSNDLIYVDGIDIVERFSSLQTVLLSRNGWHCKWLNDTMQMFEANSVNVGDADMGCLNTSGEICCASDEISVDNGWERLGNLTNDQQQIRKDLERKIKGIQMDQEDKFRELSRLLNDLQEKSNIPIMAPEESFDKVNFDALTKQAVQLKSNLEKEKNTQEEKQMTNDKLIKNLEFTILQLRKALHHEMGKISGLQKQFKLLRENTSRAK; from the exons ATGAAGCTCGTCCTTAG cCTCTTTTTGGTGATATCCTTCCAGAACCTAGTTCTAGGCTCAGTGTGCGGATCAGCTAAATCCAAAAATTGCATAATTCTCTCATTGAATGACTCATTCAGCGATGTCTCGTTACCAGATCTCAATGGTAAAACATCCCTCCAAATAAAGGGAGGCAATTTGACTTCCTTCGGGCTCAGGCTGTCCAATCAGCTGAAATCCGTCCAAAAACTGCAATTAGGACCCCTGGGTTTGCAGGAACTTTATGTGAATCCAGATATCACAGACCTGACAGCTACCGATAATCAAATCCACGTGGTTAGATTCAAAACCTCGGGAGGGGCGTACAAGTTACAACAACTGGATCTTCAGCGGAATCGTCTGACACATTTGGACGGTTTTGAAGTGCTAACGAATTTGGTCGAGCTGCATTTGGAAGACAACGAGCTGGAAACTCTTGACTTCAGTGTTTTTGCACTAATGCAAAATTTGAAGGAGCTACACCTGGATCGGAACCTACTCACCATGGTGATGACGACGGAtggaatcaatttgccagagtTGGAGTATTTGTCATTGGCGGGTAATAGACTTACCAAGTTGAACGTGGGCAACTGGAACTTTGGATCGATGACCACCTGGGACGTCAGTTCGAATGATTTGATTTACGTCGATGGCATAGACATTGTGGAGCGATTTTCCAGCTTGCAAACTGTTTTGCTCTCTAGAAATGGGTGGCATTGCAAATGGTTGAACGACACGATGCAGATGTTTGAAGCCAATTCAGTAAACGTTGGCGATGCGGATATGGGATGCCTTAACACCTCCGGTGAAATATGCTGCGCTTCGGACGAAATTTCAGTCGATAACGGATGGGAGCGGTTGGGAAACCTCACAAACGATCAGCAACAGATCAGGAAAGAtcttgaaagaaaaataaaaggcATTCAGATGGATCAGGAAGATAAATTTAGAGAATTATCGCGCCTTTTGAATGATTTGCAAGAAAAATCTAACATCCCAATAATGGCACCTGAAGAAAGCTTCGATAAGGTTAATTTTGATGCTTTGACGAAACAGGCAGTCCAGCTGAAATCAAAtctggaaaaagaaaaaaatacgcAAGAGGAGAAGCAAATGACCAATGATAAATTAATCAAGAATCTTGAATTCACGATCTTGCAACTAAGGAAAGCGCTTCATCACGAGATGGGTAAGATTTCAGGGCTTCAAAAGCAGTTCAAGCTGTTGCGGGAGAACACTAGTAGGGCGAAATAA
- the LOC134214366 gene encoding nephrocan-like → MVMWRCIILALICFTNGFTQALETLQCEQKSSKKCIISMIAQSDMAAFPDLSERFTLQIKGGDLTTFDASMCDQLKHLRKLQLGSLGLKELCLSSEQVEVSAAGNRIEEVNFSNSDSPFKLQILDLKNNALKALNGFHVLVNLIEVHLENNELDFLDWEVFKPMSKLERLYLNGNKIGGVTANEPITLPVLEYLSLANNQLTSLDVSHWHFDSLVEYDFSSNNLSRVDNLTGQFPSSQVVLLANNQWYCKWLQDTLEHFNETYVTIRGQDKDCEGITSANICCTPESDILHEDTEWLNKLDMLEKEHKSMQMDLETKFSNLKRNNELIKLENQLMMIVPTLPGVESNSSRKNSMYDLSEQKFREIKSMADLALKQVSVQQEECDRSQRRLAYMIMELKKSFERSKKTIARTQTMFDHLQASISNKMTSK, encoded by the exons ATGGTTATGTGGCGATG CATCATTTTGGCATTGATTTGCTTCACCAATGGGTTCACACAAGCACTTGAGACATTACAATGTGAACAGAAAAGTTCCAAAAAATGTATCATCTCAATGATTGCGCAAAGTGACATGGCAGCATTCCCCGATCTGTCCGAGAGATTTACGCTTCAGATTAAAGGAGGTGATTTGACGACATTCGATGCGAGTATGTGCGACCAGTTAAAACATTTGAGAAAACTGCAACTGGGCTCGCTTGGATTGAAGGAGCTATGTTTGTCGTCGGAACAGGTGGAAGTTTCTGCAGCAGGCAATCGAATCGAAGAAGTGAACTTCAGTAACTCCGACTCCCCATTTAAGCTCCAAATACTAGATCTTAAGAATAATGCTTTGAAAGCGTTAAATGGATTCCATGTTCTGGTGAATTTGATTGAAGTTCATCTTGAAAATAATGAACTTGATTTTTTGGATTGGGAAGTTTTTAAACCAATGTCAAAACTGGAAAGGTTATATTTGAATGGAAACAAAATAGGAGGTGTAACGGCTAACGAACCCATAACATTGCCTGTTTTGGAGTACCTATCACTTGCGAATAACCAGCTGACAAGTCTTGATGTGTCACATTGGCATTTCGACTCCTTGGTGGAATATGATTTCAGCTCGAACAATCTGTCACGGGTAGATAACTTGACTGGCCAGTTTCCAAGCTCCCAAGTGGTGCTTTTGGCCAATAATCAATGGTACTGCAAGTGGCTTCAGGATACTTTGGAACATTTTAATGAAACCTATGTCACAATCAGAGGGCAGGACAAGGATTGCGAAGGCATTACGTCGGCTAATATCTGCTGCACGCCAGAAAGTGATATACTTCACGAAGATACCGAGTGGCTAAATAAATTGGATATGCTAGAAAAGGAACATAAATCTATGCAAATGGATCTGGAGACGAAATTTTCCAATCTGAAGAGAAATAATGAACTGATCAAGTTGGAGAATCAATTGATGATGATAGTGCCAACGTTGCCGGGAGTTGAAAGCAATAGCTCGAGGAAGAATTCGATGTACGATCTTTCAGAGCAGAAATTTCGAGAAATTAAATCGATGGCAGATCTTGCACTGAAGCAGGTGTCAGTTCAGCAAGAAGAGTGCGATCGATCGCAACGACGCCTAGCCTACATGATAATGGAGCTGAAGAAATCTTTCGAGCGCAGTAAGAAAACTATTGCCAGGACGCAGACGATGTTCGACCATTTGCAAGCTAGCATCAGCAATAAAATGACGAGCAAATAG